The sequence GCGGGCTGGCCGCCGCTAGAAAGTGGAGGGTGGAAAGGAAGGACCCTAGGGTTCGTTGGAGCCCAGGTTTCTCgtcttttaaatggaaaattttcccCCCACTCCCTTCTCAGGAGAAAACCAAGGAAGGAACCCAGGCTGCTGGAAAGTGCAGCCCGGGCGGGGACTGTGGGTTTCAGGGTAGAACTGTGTGTGGAACGGGACAGGGAGCGGTTAGAAGGGTGGGGCTATTCCGGgaagtggtggggggagggagtcCAAAACTAGCACCTAGTCCACTCATTGTCAAGCCCTCGTTTTTATCTCAGCCCCACAGAGTGGGGCTTCAGTGGACACAGAATGGGTGGGGAAGTGGAGTGGGGGACCCAGGGGTGGGCTTCCTGCTCTTGCTGTCCAGGACCTAGACCTAGCCAGCTTTGTCTGTTCCCTTTTCTCACCTTAGCTGTTGCCTTGGGGCAAAAACTAGAGCCAGGGAGCCCCACGTCGCAGAATCCTGaggcccctcctcttcccccaccttctGGAGCCAGGGAGTGGTTGGTGAAAGGGGGAGGCCAGTTGGAGAACAAACAGGTTGTCAAGAGGGTTGAGTGATTAGAGCCCATGTACCCTACCCAGGAAtggttgggaggaggaggaggaagaggtagggaaggggggagggggcggggttTTGTCACCTGTCACCTGCTCCGGCTGTGCCTAGGGCGGGCGGGGGACTGGTATAAAGCAGCAGATACCTGTACCCGCTCCACCTCACACGCAGCGCCTGCCTGAGTCTGTTCTGCCCCCTCCTCACCCAGTTCTTCTCCACCATGACACCAGGCATCCAGTCCTctttcttcctgctgctgctgcttccagtGTTTACAGGTGAGGGGCACAGGTGGGGAGTGGGCTGCCCTGCTTATGTGGTCTTCTTTGCCTTTCTGTGGGTTTTGCTTCCTGGCAGATGGAACCATGAAAGGCAGAAATTGCAGACAGGGGTGGCCCTGTCTGTGCCAGAATGAACGAAAGGCTAAGGACAGGCCGAGAAGAGTCAGGCCCCAGGAAAGTGGGTGCCAGGGGCGGGAAATGTCCTGGAGAGAAGTCTGGGGGTAAGGGAGTCAGGAGAGGTAAGTCTTGGGAAAGGAGACCTGGGCAAGCCAGGAGCAGAGGCCTgtgagcagagagagggaggctgcccacagggagggaggaagagggctgACCCGGCGGCTGCCTGACACTGCCCACTCCTCCATCCACCTGGGAGGACCTCTCCGGTTGCCAGAGGTTATATTTTCTCCTTGCTTGAATTTGTTCTCCAACTCAACCCTGTCACCTCAACTTCTTAACAGGTATGACGATTGGTCAATCCTCAACAGTTTCTACAGATTCTGGTCACACAAACTCCAGCCCAAGCAGAGAAACAGAGACTTTGTCTACCCAAAGCCATACACCATCCAGCCTTACTGAGAGAACTGCTGTGAGCACAACCAGCAGTTTACACTCCAACCTCAGTCCTGGTTCAGGCTCCACCACCGCTCCAGTCTCCGACGTCACCACGGCCCCAgccaccagcccagcctcaggctccACCGCCACTCCGGTCTCTGACGTCACCACGGCCCCAgccaccagcccagcctcaggctccACCACCTCTCCGGTCTCCGATGTCACCACAACCCCAGCCACCAGCCCAGCGTCAGGCTCCACCACCGCTCCCATCTCCGATGTCACCACGGCCCCAgccaccagcccagcctcaggctccACCACCTCTCCGGTCTCCGATGTCACCACGGCCCCAgccaccagcccagcctcaggctccACCACCGCTCCGGTCTCCGATGTCACCACGGCCCCAgccaccagcccagcctcaggctccACCACCGCTCCGGTCTCCGATGTCACCACGGCCCCAgccaccagcccagcctcaggctccATCACCGCTCCGGTCTCCGATGTCACCACAACCCCAgccaccagcccagcctcaggctccATCACCTCTCCGGTCTCCGATGTCACCACAACCCCAgccaccagcccagcctcaggctccACCACCGCTCCCGTCTCCGATGTCACCACGGCCCCAgccaccagcccagcctcaggctccACCACCGCTCCGGTCTCCGATGTCACCACAACCCCAGCCACCAGCCCAGCGTCAGGCTCCACCACCGCTCCCGTCTCCGATGTCACCACGGCCCCAgccaccagcccagcctcaggctccACCACCTCTCCGGTCTCCGATGTCACCACAACCCCAGACaccagcccagcctcaggctccACCACCTCTCCGGTCTCCGATGTCACCACGGCCCCAgccaccagcccagcctcaggctccACCACCTCTCCGGTCTCCGATGTCACCACGGCCCCAgccaccagcccagcctcaggctccACCACCGCTCCGGTCTCCGATGTCACCACAACCCCAGCCACCAGCCCAGCGTCAGGCTCCACCACCGCTCCCGTCTCCGATGTCACCACGGCCCCAgccaccagcccagcctcaggctccACCACCTCTCCGGTCTCCGATGTCACCACGGCCCCAgccaccagcccagcctcaggctccACAACCTCTCCGGTCTCCGATGTCACCACAACCCCAgccaccagcccagcctcaggctccACCACTGCTCCAGTCTCTGATGTCGCCACAACCCCAgccaccagcccagcctcaggctccACCACCTCTCCGGTCTCCGATGTCACCACAACCCCAgccaccagcccagcctcaggctccACCACCACTTCAGCCCAAGATGTCACCTTGGCCTCAACCAAGAGTTCTACATTAGGTTCAGCTTCCACTCTGGTGCACGGTGGCACCTCTGCCAAGGCTACCATAACCCCAGTGGGCAAGAGTACTCCATCTTCAATTCCCAGCCACCACTCTGATACTCCCACCACCCTTGCCACCCACAGCACCAGAACTATTGCCATTAGCACTCACCATAGCACAGTaccttctcccacctcccccaaTCATAGCACTTCCTCCCAGCTGTCTATTAggatctctttcttcttcctatcTTTTCACATTTTGAACCTCCAGTTTAATTCTTCCCTGGAAGATCCCAGTACCAAGTACTTCCAAGAGCTGCAGAGAAACATTTCGGAACTGGTGGGTATCTGCCTTCCTTCACCATGCACCCCTAAAGCAGTCTCCAAAACTGCTCCAAAACTCCAAAACTTTGCATCAAGCCTGAGTCCtttccctcccacctcagtttttgcagatttacaaagaaaaggattTTCTGGGCATCTCTTATATGGAGTTCAGGTACAGTTCTGGGTGTGGACTCCgtgtggtgggggaggtggaTGTTGTCATGACTGGGGAAGGACTGGTGCACTCATGGTTGGGAAAAAGTGCTGAGAATCTGGGACCCATGGCTGAGTTGCCTATTTCCCTGTAACCAGGCCAGGATCTGTGGTGGCAGAATCAACTCTGGCCTTCCAAGAGGGTTCCATCAGTGTCCAGGATGTGGAAAATCAGCTTCTTCAGCACCTGACAGCAGCAGCCAAATATAACCTGAATATCACAGGAATCAGTGGTGAGGCTACTTCTCCAGCTGCCACCCCAGCACCACGCCAGGGCACCTCTCCCTCCAGCAACTGGAGTCCTGCACTTCTGCTTGGTCTAGCAGGGGGAGGGTGTCTCCTTTGGGGGACTGCCCTGACCACTGTTTTTCCTTGTAGTGAAAAGTGTGTCGATTCCTTCCTCTGCCCAGTCTGGGTCTGGGGTACCAGGCTGGGGCATCGCCCTGCTGGTGCTGGTCTGTGTCCTGGTCACGCTGGCCATCATCTATCTCATTGCCCTGGTGAGTCCTCAGTCTCTGGCCCTGACCAGAGTCCCCCTGGTGGAAGGAACCCCTGGCCCACCATAACCTCCTATCTTCCCAGGCTGTGTGTCAGTGCCGTCGAAAGAACTATGGGCAGCTGGACATCTTTCCAACCCGGGATGCCTACCATCCTATGAGCGAGTACCCCACCTACCATACCCACGGACGCTATGTGCCCCCTGGCAGTAGCCATCGTAGCCCCTATGAGGAGGTGAGGATGGGCTCcacaggctgggggaggcagaggttTGGGATAGGCAGGGGTTCTCAGGCATACTTAGAAAACCTAAAGAActtgggagaggagaaaggggagaggcGTCACGAGGTAAGCAGTGGAGGGCCTGGCAAGGATGAGGGTGGAGGTCAGAGGAGTTCTGGGGGACAAGACTGGAGAGAAGACCACAGAAGAAAGGGGCCCTCAAGAGGGAGTGCCTCCACTACCAGAATTCCCAAAAGAGCTTTGCCGTCCATTGCTGGCTGGCTCTGGCTGAACTGTGCCACTGCAGTGCTCGCTAGGATGCCCAAGGGCAAAATGGGTGCGGCACTGTGCCCAGGGGAGCCCTTCCTGCAAGAGTCACAAGGAATGAGCACCTATGTCCCCATTCATCTCCTAAGAATGGAAAGTAGACTGAGAAAGGCTTGGAGGGGGGGTGTCTCTCATGTAGAGGAAGTGTCACCAGGCCAGGTGAGCCTGGGTGCCAGTGGGGTTCTTGGGAGACTCAAGGAAGCAGGGACCTGCCCCCCTCCCTCTTTCGTCTCTTGGCCTTTCCCTACAGGACCTAGTAAATAATTACTGCCACCACCTGGGGCTGGAAAGCCTCTCCctgtgggggaagagagaggagtttctttttcttgctcccATTTTCCTCCTCATGGAGACTTACCTCTTAAGTTTTAACACATCTCCTTGGGCTGGAGAAGTAGAGAATGGAGAGGGAAAGAGGCGGCAGGGGAGGGCAAGGTGGGTGATTAGAGCCAAGGAGAGGGGTgaaggggagcagagggaggaggagcagccCTGTTTACAGTCACCTGGCTGCTGGTGAGGCCAGCAGGTGCTCTCTCTGAACTAACCCTTTGAGAGCTGGCCAGGCCCTTGGACCTATTCTCCCTGCCTGGGGTGCCATCCAGGGGCCCTAGGAGGTAGCTTCTGCCCCTCACCCTGGATCTGTTTTCCCTCCACCCAGGTTTCTTCCGGCAACGGTGGCAGCAGCCTCTCTTACACGAACCCGGCAGTGGCAGCCACTTCTGCCAACTTGTAGGGGCATGTCACCAGCTGAGCTGAGCAGCCAGCCAGTGCCAATCTGCCCCCCTCAGGTTCTCCACCGCCAGAGTCCTTCCACTCTGTTCTGGGCTGGTGAGCTGGGTGGGCTGCTCCCAGCTTCCCTCAGAGACCCCACCAAGTTCCCTAACCCCTCTGGGCCTGGTGAAGCCCATCCTCGCCCCTGGGGGATATGCCTGGGGAGTGGTGCAGGTGGCTCCCGGAGGGAGGACGGGCCCACAAAGCCCAGAGATGGGGGTGGGAACCTACACACGGCTGAATAAAACGTGGCCTCCCGCTGAGCCAACTTCTGATCCTTCATCTGTGACCCATGGATGGGAGACACGGTCAGAATGTGTCTGCCAGGGGGCCTAGACGGGGGCTttggggaagaggggaaggaaaagaggcAAGAAGGAGCGGGGTTAATTTAAGAAGCAGGAGATGTGGGGAAGAAGTGACATAAGGGCGCAGGGGTGGCCAGCGGAAGAACTCAGtcacctctcccccacccctggggcacaagaggaaggaggaaacaaAACCTAGGTGGACTCGGAGGGCTAGCGTGACTGGGTCCGCCTGCCCAGTGGCTCTCCCCTCTCCTCCGCGGGTTTCACTCGGGCCCGCGCCCTCTTCTCGCCCTGGCACGGTGCCCGCAGGCGGCTCTATTCTTAGCTGCCCGAGTGTGAAGTAAATCCTTGGGCAGCGATAACAGCCGCAGAGTCAACAGGGCCACGATAAGTCGGTGGCTGGGTGGCTGGGTTGGATCCGGGCGCTGGCGCCAGGCCCGTccctccccggcccccagccGGCCCACCCGTCCGCTGCCTGGGGGGTGGGCTTTCCAGCACCCTGGGAATGGGGAAATGGTTCTGGTTCCCTGACCCTTTTGGGCCCAGGCACAGTGCCCGCCCCCTCAACCACATTCCCCCAGGGTCAGGGCAAGGCCGCCCGGACGCCCCGTCTGGGGCCTGACGCCGGCAGCTGGAGAGCTgcgccccctgctggccctggTCGGCTCGGCAGAGCCTGGCTTGGCGACCAGACCCACCGGGCACCCTCGCTCTGAGGAACAACAGAGCACCCTGGAGCCCTCCGGCCCGCCACACCCAGCACAGAAACTAAGAGGAATGGTCACGCTCAAGGAAGGCAGAGATGTGCCTGGCATCACAGTTTATTGTTTATAAACCATGAAAATAACAGCTGTTGCTCGGCACAGGCCTAGCAGTGCCCATGGCAgaggggcagcaggggcagcaggggcaCCAGAGGCCTTGCCTGGCCCAACCCAGTGGGGGTACTCAGTCTCAGCTGGGTCCCCAGGGGAGACTTGGCACGTTGGCATGGGTGCGAGACAGGTAAAGCATgcaagagggagaagagggacaTAAGGGGCATGCGGCTGGGGGGTATGGggacccaaataaataaagcagaatgATAGGGTCCCCTTTCCCTCACCAGGGAGTGCCTGGACAGTGTCCAGCCAAAGAGCCTGCCTGCCCCGAGGCTGTAGTTCAGCATCAATGGGGCAGGGAGCTCAGCAGGGCCacgggcagagctgggaccatgCCCAGTGTTCCAGTGCCCTCCCTCCCAATCAGCCTGGGGGGTACAGCACAGAGATGGAGAAGGGGCTCTCTCCATGACTTGGGTAAGAGGCCAAAGGCAGGGCATGGTACAGAGACAGGTGGGGTGGGGCCTGTGCTAGCAGGCAGTGGGAGAGAATGGGGGACAGCTAGAGTGGTGAGCAGAGGAGAGCCCCTTGGTCAAGAGAAAGCCCTGGGAAGACACAGACATAGGGTAAGGGGCAGGACCACATGGTAGGAAGAGTTTGGGGGTAACAACCTGGCGCCAGGAGGCTTAGGGGGCCAGGGGTCAGGAGGACCCCAGCTCTGGAAGAGGGCCTGAAGAGTCAGTCCAGCTTGGCGAAGCCCCCAATGGTGACCTTCCTCTCAGGCTTAGTGCCCACTGGCTCCTGTAGCTGTACTGCGCCACCCCCAATGAAGCAAAAGGCAGGGCACACAGGCCCTGAGCAGTCCAGTGGGCATTCTAAGAGCCCACGGAAAGACACAGCATCCAGGAAGGACACCCGGCCTCGCTCGTAGTCCAGGCAGATGCCCAGGCGGGGTGGCAGGGGCACCGTGCAGCTGGCTGCTGGGCCATCCCTCCCTGTCAGCCCTGCACCTGCGCTCGCCCCGGACCCCAGCAGGATCTTGCCCATGCCGATGGTTAGGAAAGCGAAGGGTGGCGACGCCTCCACTGTGGCATCCTCAGCACCACTGTCGTGCCCACTGTCCGGATCGTACCTGTAGGAGTGGGCGTAGGGTAGGAGGAGTAAGGGAGTGAGGGATGGGGTGCCGGAGGGAGATGCTGGAAGGATGGAATGTGGAGCAAGAGGTTGACGGGATCGATTTGGGGTATCGAGGAGAAAACATGTTGAAGAGACATGGGTTAGAGTACAAAGTTGGGGGTTTGGTTTGGTGGGAAACGGGTACTGGAAGGAAAGCACACTGGCAGGAGAGGCACTGGGGGGACAAGGAAAGACGAGGCACTGATGAAGCACATTGACGGAATGCAGCACTTACCGAGATAGGGAGGGGTCGAGGAAAGAGGTGTGGAGGGAATTACCCTGGGTGAAGGTTTTGAGGGTTAGGCGGATGTTGGCAGAATCAGGGGTTAGTGACTAAGAtaccagggagaagggaggaacaGAGAAAGGATGTTGTTGGGAAGGTGGGTGTCAGAGATGAAGGATATTAGAGGATGTAGGGCTGGGGGTGATGGGGTTTAGGAGGGGATTGGCGTTGGGGGATGATGGGGGACagagtgctggggagaggggttAGGGAGAAAAGCCTGTGTGGGAGGGTGTTAAACAGGATGTTGCAGAGAGGAGGGTTGTGGAGATGGGATgtggaaaggaagaattttagGATGTTGAGAAAAGAGGTGGGTGAAGGAGGTCTTGGAGAGAAAGGGCTTTGTGGAGAAAGGATGTGGATGGGGTATTAGTGAGAAAGGACACAGAGGCTTGGAGGGATGGTGTGTTGGTCCTGAGTGACAGACAGATGGAAGGAGGTGGAGATGGCTCCCTCTTCCATCATCCCTTTCCCTGACCACACATTCCAAAAACCTTTTTACCAACCCCATGTCTCTGCTGGCCACAGGCCTCCCAGCCTGGCTTCCATGCTCGTACAACTTTCTCCTaatcccctccccagccagccccatCCCAGCAAGTCTGTGCTCCCCTTGCCACCCCTACCCTGTCCCAAGCTCCTATGCAGAGCCCCCACACCCCATCCCTTCCAGAGGGGCCTGACCTGGGGCTGATCACATCGGGGGCACCCTGGAAGCTCTCCTGAAGCTTGCTCTCCAGCCCGACGCCAACCTTGACCAAGTAGGAGGCCGGGTCCACAGCACAGGCCCAGTAGCTGCGACCCTGGGTCACAGCCACATCACCCAGGACCACGTCCACGCTCAGGTGGCAGCCGGTCAGCAGCCGGTCAGCAGCCAGCAGCAGGGGTAGCCCTGGAACACTTCGTACTGCTCGCTGGTCCTTGCTGATGGCCAGCCGCTCTCGGCTGGCACCCCAGCGGCCATCGAGGAAGAAGTGCAGGACTGGAAGGAGGGGGAAGGTTGAGACAGAAGGAAGGACTTCAGGGACAAACACTGGCACTGGGGGCTGTGAGGTGTTAGTTAGTATGAGACACTGGGAGATTGCAGAACAGGGAACAAGCTGCTGAGGGGTTCGGTCACTAGGAACAGGCAGGGAGCTCCTGGGAAACTGGAATGGGGGGaataggagaaaaggaaagggcaCCCCAGATGGGCAGGGAGCCCCAGGAAGAGTTTCAGTGATGACCAGTGCACACAGAAACCAGGGTTCCACCGAGCTGACTCACAATTCTTCCTCTAACCCCTTTCCTGTGGCCAGCCCTGTGGACAGTCCCCACTACTGCTCTGTTCCCTCTGGTTGCCCAAGCCCTACATATTATGCCCCCTACTTAGGTGGCAAGGCTTCCCCATCATGTCCACACCCCAGTGACCAAACTATTTTCTAGAGAGTCACTTTACTAATGAGCCAGAAACTGTGCTAAGACTTTACATGTGTCATCTCACAAcagtttaattttcacaacaaccctatgaggtaagtaATATTATCCCTACAGGAAAGGActctgaagttcagagagggtgaaaaacttgcccaaagccaGCCACACAgttggcaggaggcagagctgggatttgaacccaagcactCTAGCTCCAGAGCTAGTGCAGGTGACCCACTATGTTAAACGGCCTCTCCAGTGCCCACACGGAACCAGCTGTTAGTGCCTGGGCCCGGGCATACCCTGTGCCCTTTGCACGACCACCTGTGCCTGCCACACCACGCCCACCCGCCACGCCCACCCGCCTGCTCACTCACCGGGGGCGGGAGGCGTGTGCAGGTGCACATCCTCACTGTACTCGCCGTAGCCGGCCTTGTTGCAGCCACGGACACGCAGCACATACACAGAGCCTGTGTCGGGGTTCTCAAGCAGGGCACTGgtgcccctcacctcctcccgCCGCTGCCAGCGGGTAGGACCTGGCTGGGCAGGCACATCCGTGCGCCGGAACTCAACGGTATAGTGCCAGGCAGGTGGTGAGTGGGGGGGCAGCCGCCAGCACAGGAAGATCTGATCGTAGGCAAAGGTACGCTGGGTGTCAATGACAGGAGCCTCAGGCACTGTTGGAAGAGACAGCAGGGGTCAGTCAGGGCCTGGCCACTGGCCTGGcatggagggcaggggcaggcaggaaaAGGGAAGCAGCGGGAGCCGGGGGGGTGAGTGTGGGTGAGAGGGAGCTGGGGAAAAGACTTATCTGGGCACTGGGCACaggaggggcagggcccaggggagaAAGAGGCAGGAGAGTTCTGGGCAGGAAGTCAGGAGGCCTGTGTTCTAGTCCTGGTCTGCCACTAGCTCACTTGGGCCTGAGATAAGTCACTTCCCctttctgggccttagtttcctcctctgtcaagTGAGGGTATAAGACCAGATAAGTTCAGGGGGCTCTTCCGGCTTAGATATTCTATGAGTTAAGAGGAGCCCCGGGGAGAGGCAGGCAAAGGCCACTGGAACCCAGGCAagagggcacagagcaggagggCGAACAGGATTGGGAGGGAGATGCAGCGTCAGCAAGGGAGAAAATGGGCAGACAACAGAGGAAAGCAAAGCTTCAGGGCAGGGGGGGAGATCAAGGGGAAGAGAATGCAAGTCCAGAAGGCAAGGGTCACAAGGACAAAAGGTCAGAGGGCCAGAGTTAGGCAAGGGCctaaagaagacagaagagagaCAGAGGGCATTGGTCAAGTGGGAGGATCATGAGGTCAgatgaaggcaggaaaaagaaggaagcaatGAGTGGGTGGCCGAGCTGCGTgagagcgtcggggtggggaggggggcccGGCGGGGGGCAGGACCCCCGGGGCAGGGCCGCTGACTTGCCTGGGGTGCTCCGGAGCAGAGTCCGCGGTGGCCACAGCCTACAaacaaagagagggagaagcagcGCTGAGCGCGGTAGGACGGTGTGGCAGGGTGGGCTGGGTGGGAGGAGTGGCTGGCCAGGCCAGGTAGGAGGCCGGGGAGGTCCCTGGTGGGCACTGCCCCCCGGGCCCGctgctggggaggaagggaagaaggatcTGGTTGGGCATGGGGCCTGGCCATCTCCTTACCTCGCAGGAAGTTAAGCTCTGTCAGCAGCTTCATCTCACGCCCCACGTCCAGCTGGCAATGGCGGAAGGAAGAACTGGCAGCTGGCCGGAACGTCTGGAGGGCCTCAGTAGCTCGGGCAATTCTGGGATGGGGGTGAGAAAAGGGTCAGGCACTGCCATCTGGGCAGCCACCCTTCCCCTTGAGTCTGTCTTGCCTGCCCCTAGAGCCTTAGCAACTGCTTTGGGTCTCTTCCTTGCCTCTTGGCACAAGCTGACATCAGTCTGGCCTCATGAAAATCCCCAGGGGGCTCAGCTCTCCACCTGGCAGTGCTCTAGACGTTGCCTTAGATGTTGGCTGCACCCATGATGTCTCTGCCCCCCAGGAGCCCGTGCCCCTGTGCCATGCCCCTGAGTACCTGTTGTGCAGCTGCTTGGCTGCTTGCACAAAGCAAGGCTGGTCTGTTTCCTTAAGTACTTCCTGGGCATAGCCCACCAGACCTGAGCCATCCAGCAGGCTCCGGTGCTCCTGAATCTGGGCGCTGAGACGGGCCAGCCGCTCCTGCTGGCATTCTTCAATGGCCTGAAGCAGTGATGCCCGCTTCTCCTCCagcacagcccccagcccccgcacCAGCTGTGACACTTCCTCCTTGGCCTGCTGACCACTCACCTGCCCAGGGAGCAACACCCAAAGAACGTGTGACTTACTGTCTTCCTCTTGGAGGCAGCACTTGTGCCAGCCTCCTGGAACACCACAGCATGGCTAGGATCACAAGGGATCTGGGGAAATCCTACTCACTTATTCCAGTAGGGCCAAGCTCATGGCTGCAAAGACACCTATGCCCCAAGATGGGCTCTACTACTGGCCATTTTTCTAACCTTTCTGGATGTCCATATCATAATTTCAACCCCTTAAGGACTCAGCCAAACAAAAGAAGCCATGGCTGCATTAATGTCCACTTGGACTGCACTAATGTCTCCTGGCATCTATGCCATCCTTATTTGTCCATCCCCATGTCAGCTGACTCAAGCAGTCTGGCAGAAGCTATCAGAGCCATCACCTCATGCTAGCTCCAGGGATGTGTGCCATCCTCAATAGGCAACTGAGCCTGACAGCATCTGAGTGACATCTTTGGGCTTTTGAGTTCTCTGTCCTAAGCTATAGCCACCCCGCCCCTGCTGCAGCCCCAAGTACAGCCTGGCCTGGGGGACTGGGGTTCTTGCCAACCTGGTTTAACCAGAACCTGGACATACCTCACCTCGCGGGCTTCCTGAGGTTGCACTGAAGTGATTGGGTGATGCCCACCCACACCCCCTTCCTGCCCACACCCCCACGCAGGGCCCAGGGCCCATCTCCATGCCCTCCCTCACCTCGGTGTGCCTCACAGTCTCCTCCAGCTCACAGATCTGGGTCTGTACCGTGTCCTGGTTTCCCAGGATGTATGTCAGGCTCTTTGTCAGCTTGTCCTGAGGGGGAAGAAAGAGGTGGGCATCACGCCTGGCTCTGCGGAAGCAGCAGTTAGGAGGAGGTGCAAGAGGGTGAGAGTGTGAGTTAGCACAGGGGTTGAATGAGGAGGGGTCCTCACCTTGAGGGCCTGGTAGGCGCTGAGCACTGGTGTGATCTTGTGCCCACTGTGGGTGCGCCGCACCCGGCAGAGTTGGCATACCAGCCGTTGGCATGTCTTGCAGTAGTGGGTCACTTCTTCCTTATGGTCTGGGCACATAAGGCCCTAGGGACACAAAGAGCAATGAGGTGGTCAACCGATGGTATGTGTAAGGGCGCTATCTACCAGGAGAGCAGTGTGGTGCCCTCCCTCCACCGGCCAGATGGGAGTGGAGGAGAGATCAGCCGGTGGTGCTCCACAGTGCCACCTGGTGGTACACACTGGCACCAAGGAG is a genomic window of Eulemur rufifrons isolate Redbay chromosome 8, OSU_ERuf_1, whole genome shotgun sequence containing:
- the LOC138389115 gene encoding uncharacterized protein, with protein sequence MVALAEVPPCTRVEAEPNVELLVEAKVTSWAEVVVEPEAGLVAGVVVTSETGEVVEPEAGLVAGVVATSETGAVVEPEAGLVAGVVVTSETGEVVEPEAGLVAGAVVTSETGEVVEPEAGLVAGAVVTSETGAVVEPDAGLVAGVVVTSETGAVVEPEAGLVAGAVVTSETGEVVEPEAGLVAGAVVTSETGEVVEPEAGLVSGVVVTSETGEVVEPEAGLVAGAVVTSETGAVVEPDAGLVAGVVVTSETGAVVEPEAGLVAGAVVTSETGAVVEPEAGLVAGVVVTSETGEVMEPEAGLVAGVVVTSETGAVMEPEAGLVAGAVVTSETGAVVEPEAGLVAGAVVTSETGAVVEPEAGLVAGAVVTSETGEVVEPEAGLVAGAVVTSEMGAVVEPDAGLVAGVVVTSETGEVVEPEAGLVAGAVVTSETGD